In Pollutimonas sp. M17, a single genomic region encodes these proteins:
- a CDS encoding cbb3-type cytochrome oxidase subunit 3 has product MAIVNGIATIIAMLTFLGIVWWAYSRGRADANREASLLPFAMPDERSTDKNAGGSHE; this is encoded by the coding sequence ATGGCTATCGTCAATGGAATTGCAACAATCATCGCCATGCTGACCTTCCTGGGCATCGTATGGTGGGCTTACTCACGCGGCCGGGCCGACGCGAACCGGGAAGCATCGCTGCTGCCTTTCGCCATGCCCGATGAACGCTCGACGGATAAAAATGCAGGGGGCTCGCATGAGTGA
- the ccoO gene encoding cytochrome-c oxidase, cbb3-type subunit II, translating into MSKKTAGFSHKLIETNVGLLIILSIVVISFAGLVQIVPLFFQHSTTAPAPGVQPYEPLNLIGRDVYIREGCVGCHSQQIRMLSSEVLRYGPYSLAGESTYDYPFLWGSKRTGPDLARVGQRYSDDWHRVHLRNPRDVVKESNMPAYPWLQHNRVDQENVQDRMRALRKLGVPYTDEQIQKAPEQLKGKTEEDALVAYLQGLGVAGREAAAKAVSEGAL; encoded by the coding sequence ATGTCCAAGAAAACCGCCGGTTTTTCCCACAAGCTGATCGAAACCAACGTCGGCCTGCTGATCATCCTGAGCATCGTGGTGATCTCCTTCGCGGGTCTGGTGCAGATCGTCCCCTTGTTCTTCCAGCATTCGACCACGGCGCCGGCCCCGGGCGTGCAGCCCTACGAGCCGCTCAACCTCATCGGCCGTGACGTCTACATACGCGAGGGATGCGTGGGCTGCCATTCGCAGCAGATCCGCATGCTCAGCTCCGAGGTGCTGCGCTACGGCCCTTATTCGCTGGCCGGCGAATCCACCTACGACTACCCCTTCCTGTGGGGTTCCAAGCGCACCGGCCCCGACCTGGCGCGGGTCGGCCAGCGCTATTCCGACGACTGGCACCGCGTGCACCTGCGCAATCCGCGTGACGTGGTGAAAGAGTCCAACATGCCCGCCTATCCCTGGCTGCAGCACAATCGGGTCGATCAGGAGAACGTCCAGGACCGCATGCGCGCGCTGCGCAAGCTGGGCGTGCCCTATACCGACGAGCAGATCCAGAAGGCGCCCGAGCAGTTGAAGGGCAAGACCGAAGAGGACGCCCTGGTGGCGTATCTGCAGGGCCTGGGCGTGGCCGGCCGCGAGGCGGCCGCCAAGGCGGTTTCCGAAGGAGCGCTGTAA